In a genomic window of Quercus lobata isolate SW786 chromosome 4, ValleyOak3.0 Primary Assembly, whole genome shotgun sequence:
- the LOC115987151 gene encoding uncharacterized protein LOC115987151, with translation MAGRAVGSIAAAVRLEAAKSNGAPAPPPRNPKPSPHLPYLSFTKPSLVVRTESNVRKEKRKKPDPPCVVCQGSGRVDCHHCCGRGRTNHVRLAMLPKGEWPKWCRTCGGSGLGYCSRCLGTGEYRYIMGFHFMKTDNDDTQDQKKCEVQGDQKRRSAADLLLNEEE, from the exons ATGGCAGGGAGAGCAGTGGGCTCAATAGCAGCCGCCGTCCGATTGGAGGCGGCGAAATCCAACGGCGCACCAGCTCCTCCTCCACGGAATCCGAAACCCTCGCCGCACTTGCCTTATCTCTCCTTCACTAAGCCATCTTTGGTCGTCAGAACTGAG TCAAATGTtcggaaagaaaaaagaaagaagcctGATCCACCTTGTGTAGTCTGCCAAGGGAGCGGAAGGGTTGATTGCCACCATTGTTGTGGAAGAG GAAGGACAAACCATGTTCGTTTAGCAATGCTTCCTAAAGGGGAATGGCCAAAATG GTGCAGGACTTGTGGCGGAAGTGGTCTCGGCTACTGCTCCCGCTGCCTTGGGACAGGAGAGTATAGGTATATAATGGGCTTCCATTTTATGAAGACGGATAATGATGACACCCAAGATCAGAAAAAGTGTGAGGTCCAAGGTGACCAGAAACGCCGTAGTGCAGCAGATTtacttctaaatgaagaagaatAA